One genomic region from Desulfovibrio sp. encodes:
- a CDS encoding elongation factor G produces the protein MPTPLEMQRTFALVGTGGCGKTSLAEMLLLNAGAVTRLGAVEDGTTNLDYEPEEIRRRGSVQPACATYMWNKNRHFLLDIPGDGNFTGDMECLLKGVDSVVFVLDAVDGVRPLAKKFWNIVQQAGLPTIIVINKLDRDRADFQMTFDGLSSLGIKPVALQLPIRQGESFLGVADVLSGKARMFKADGGFAEAEIPAGLADDVSLLRDITVENIAESDEVLMEKYLEEGSLTLEDLHAGLRSGVVRGELTPVLTCSALENKGGQALLAGIEALLPSPLDRPPFEGQNGETRSPDPDAPVACFAFKTLADPFAGQLTLLRVLSGTINGDVNLKNMRTEDNERLGNMLYLTGKTQTPCKEPVGPGAIVAVAKLKNTRTGDTLCDEKSPFALPMPQLPPQLITYALAPKEKGEEDKVYAAMQRLLDEDITLKLGRDGENGDILLSGMGQLHIELSVEKAKRRFKVDIILKTPKVPYRETVRGKCQVQGRHKKQSGGRGQFGDCWIEMEGLPRGSGYQFEDAIVGGVVPRQYIPAIDKGVQEAAARGFLAGCQVVDFRAKVYDGSYHTVDSSEMAFKVAGSLAFKKAMETLKAVLLEPIVLLTVSVPDESMGDVIGDLSSRRGKVLGSDSQSGNTEIKAHVPMSEVLRYAPDLRSMTGGQGFFTMEFAHYEEAPQPVVEKVVAEYQAARAGE, from the coding sequence ATGCCTACCCCACTGGAAATGCAACGCACCTTTGCACTCGTCGGCACCGGCGGTTGCGGCAAAACATCTCTGGCCGAGATGCTGCTGCTCAACGCCGGAGCCGTCACCCGTCTGGGCGCCGTTGAAGACGGCACCACGAATCTTGATTACGAGCCAGAAGAGATCCGTCGGCGCGGGTCGGTGCAGCCCGCGTGCGCCACCTATATGTGGAACAAAAACCGTCACTTCTTGCTGGACATTCCTGGTGACGGCAACTTTACTGGTGATATGGAATGCCTGCTCAAGGGTGTGGACAGTGTGGTTTTTGTGCTGGACGCCGTAGACGGCGTGCGCCCCCTCGCCAAAAAATTTTGGAATATAGTGCAGCAGGCCGGTCTGCCAACCATCATCGTGATCAACAAGCTTGACCGCGATCGCGCCGATTTTCAGATGACTTTCGACGGCCTCTCCTCCCTTGGCATCAAGCCGGTGGCCCTGCAACTGCCCATCCGCCAGGGCGAGAGTTTTCTTGGCGTGGCAGACGTGCTTTCGGGCAAGGCCCGTATGTTTAAAGCTGACGGCGGCTTTGCAGAAGCGGAAATTCCCGCAGGTCTCGCCGACGACGTCAGCCTTTTGCGCGACATTACCGTGGAAAACATCGCCGAAAGCGATGAAGTCCTTATGGAAAAGTACCTTGAAGAAGGCAGCCTGACGCTGGAAGACCTGCACGCGGGCTTGCGTTCCGGCGTTGTAAGGGGCGAACTGACCCCGGTACTGACCTGCTCGGCCCTCGAAAACAAGGGCGGTCAGGCCCTACTGGCCGGTATTGAGGCCCTCTTGCCCTCGCCCCTGGATCGTCCCCCCTTTGAGGGCCAAAACGGCGAAACACGTTCTCCCGACCCGGACGCTCCGGTGGCCTGCTTTGCCTTCAAAACCCTGGCCGACCCCTTTGCCGGTCAGCTGACCCTGCTGCGGGTTCTTTCGGGTACCATCAACGGCGATGTGAACCTCAAGAACATGCGCACCGAGGATAACGAACGCCTGGGCAACATGCTGTACCTGACCGGAAAAACTCAGACGCCCTGCAAGGAACCTGTGGGTCCCGGAGCCATTGTGGCCGTGGCCAAGCTCAAAAACACCCGCACCGGCGACACCCTGTGCGATGAAAAATCTCCCTTTGCACTGCCCATGCCGCAGCTGCCGCCCCAACTCATCACCTATGCCCTGGCCCCCAAGGAAAAAGGCGAGGAGGACAAGGTGTATGCGGCCATGCAGCGCCTGCTGGACGAAGATATTACCCTGAAGCTCGGCCGTGATGGCGAAAATGGCGACATTCTGCTTTCAGGCATGGGGCAGTTGCACATCGAACTTTCGGTCGAAAAAGCCAAACGCCGCTTCAAGGTGGATATTATCCTCAAGACTCCCAAGGTTCCGTACCGTGAAACCGTGCGCGGCAAATGCCAGGTGCAGGGTCGTCACAAGAAGCAGTCTGGCGGGCGTGGCCAGTTTGGCGACTGCTGGATTGAGATGGAAGGGCTGCCGCGCGGCTCCGGCTATCAGTTTGAAGACGCCATTGTGGGCGGCGTTGTGCCCCGCCAGTATATCCCCGCCATTGACAAGGGTGTGCAGGAAGCGGCGGCCCGCGGTTTTCTGGCCGGTTGCCAGGTGGTGGACTTCCGCGCCAAGGTTTATGACGGCAGCTACCACACCGTGGACTCTTCCGAAATGGCGTTCAAGGTGGCGGGCTCCCTGGCCTTTAAAAAAGCCATGGAGACCCTCAAGGCCGTGCTGCTGGAGCCCATCGTGCTGCTGACGGTGTCCGTGCCGGACGAAAGCATGGGCGATGTCATCGGCGACCTGTCATCGCGCAGGGGCAAGGTGCTCGGCTCTGATTCACAGAGCGGCAACACCGAAATAAAAGCCCATGTGCCCATGAGTGAAGTGCTGCGCTACGCGCCCGATTTGCGCTCGATGACGGGGGGCCAGGGCTTCTTCACCATGGAATTTGCCCACTATGAAGAAGCGCCGCAACCTGTGGTGGAAAAAGTGGTCGCCGAA